From a single Eleginops maclovinus isolate JMC-PN-2008 ecotype Puerto Natales chromosome 18, JC_Emac_rtc_rv5, whole genome shotgun sequence genomic region:
- the dhrs12la gene encoding DHRS-12_like_SDR_c-like domain-containing protein isoform X2 produces MSLYRNSAWFLKGLTEFTRSAFLSASKGFVEKDLELSLAGRSFMITGANSGIGKATAMAIAKKGGTIHMVCRNKDKAEEARADIVKETGNKEVFVHILDISETKKVWEFAESFKRKYKTLNVLINNAGAIMSEREVNTEGLEKSFATNVLGVYILTKSLIPLLEKSPDPRVITVSSGGMLVQKLRTGNLQSERGRFDGTMVYAQHKRQQVVMTEQLAKTHTNIHFSVMHPGWVDTPVANAMPDFHRSMKESLRAPEQGADTVVWLAVSEAAIKNPSGRFYQDRRMVPAHLPLAWTHSSALEEQKLVSLLEDMAKTFQPH; encoded by the exons ATGTCTCTGTACCGTAACTCCGCCTGGTTCCTGAAGGGGCTGACCGAGTTCACCAG GAGCGCCTTCCTGTCGGCCTCCAAGGGCTTTGTGGAGAAGGACCTGGAGTTGTCTTTGGCGGGACGCTCCTTCATGATAACTGGAGCCAACAGCGGCATAGGGAAAGCCACCGCCATGGCCATCGCTAAGAAAG GTGGAACGATCCACATGGTCTGCAGGAACAAGGACAAGGCCGAAGAGGCGAGGGCCGACATCGTCAAAGAGACGGGAAATAAA GAGGTGTTTGTCCACATCCTGGACATCTCTGAGACTAAGAAGGTGTGGGAGTTTGCCGAGAGCTTCAAGAGAAAGTACAAGACCCTCAATGTGCTG ATAAATAACGCAGGCGCCATCATGAGTGAGAGGGAAGTGAACACAGAGGGTCTGGAGAAAAGTTTCGCCACCAATGTCCTCG GGGTTTACATTCTCACCAAGAGCCTGATTCCTCTGCTGGAGAAGAGCCCGGATCCCAGAGTG ATCACGGTGTCTTCGGGGGGGATGTTGGTGCAGAAGCTGAGGACGGGAAACCTTCAGTCGGAGAGAGGACGCTTCGACGGCACCATGGTCTACGCCCAGCACAAA aggcAGCAGGTGGTGATGACGGAGCAGCTGGCAAAGACCCACACTAACATCCACTTCTCCGTCATGCATCCGGGCTGGGTGGACACACCAG tggCCAATGCGATGCCAGATTTCCACCGCTCCATGAAGGAGAGTCTGCGGGCCCCTGAGCAGGGGGCCGACACCGTGGTGTGGCTCGCCGTCTCTGAGGCCGCGATAAAGAACCCCAGCGGACGCTTCTACCAGG acCGGAGGATGGTGCCCGCCCACCTCCCGCTGGCCTGGACTCATAGCTCGGCCCTGGAGGAGCAGAAGTTAGTGTCCCTGCTGGAGGACATGGCCAAAACCTTCCAGCCCCACTGA
- the dhrs12la gene encoding DHRS-12_like_SDR_c-like domain-containing protein isoform X1, with amino-acid sequence MSLYRNSAWFLKGLTEFTRSAFLSASKGFVEKDLELSLAGRSFMITGANSGIGKATAMAIAKKGGTIHMVCRNKDKAEEARADIVKETGNKEVFVHILDISETKKVWEFAESFKRKYKTLNVLINNAGAIMSEREVNTEGLEKSFATNVLGVYILTKSLIPLLEKSPDPRVITVSSGGMLVQKLRTGNLQSERGRFDGTMVYAQHKRQQVVMTEQLAKTHTNIHFSVMHPGWVDTPAVANAMPDFHRSMKESLRAPEQGADTVVWLAVSEAAIKNPSGRFYQDRRMVPAHLPLAWTHSSALEEQKLVSLLEDMAKTFQPH; translated from the exons ATGTCTCTGTACCGTAACTCCGCCTGGTTCCTGAAGGGGCTGACCGAGTTCACCAG GAGCGCCTTCCTGTCGGCCTCCAAGGGCTTTGTGGAGAAGGACCTGGAGTTGTCTTTGGCGGGACGCTCCTTCATGATAACTGGAGCCAACAGCGGCATAGGGAAAGCCACCGCCATGGCCATCGCTAAGAAAG GTGGAACGATCCACATGGTCTGCAGGAACAAGGACAAGGCCGAAGAGGCGAGGGCCGACATCGTCAAAGAGACGGGAAATAAA GAGGTGTTTGTCCACATCCTGGACATCTCTGAGACTAAGAAGGTGTGGGAGTTTGCCGAGAGCTTCAAGAGAAAGTACAAGACCCTCAATGTGCTG ATAAATAACGCAGGCGCCATCATGAGTGAGAGGGAAGTGAACACAGAGGGTCTGGAGAAAAGTTTCGCCACCAATGTCCTCG GGGTTTACATTCTCACCAAGAGCCTGATTCCTCTGCTGGAGAAGAGCCCGGATCCCAGAGTG ATCACGGTGTCTTCGGGGGGGATGTTGGTGCAGAAGCTGAGGACGGGAAACCTTCAGTCGGAGAGAGGACGCTTCGACGGCACCATGGTCTACGCCCAGCACAAA aggcAGCAGGTGGTGATGACGGAGCAGCTGGCAAAGACCCACACTAACATCCACTTCTCCGTCATGCATCCGGGCTGGGTGGACACACCAG cagtggCCAATGCGATGCCAGATTTCCACCGCTCCATGAAGGAGAGTCTGCGGGCCCCTGAGCAGGGGGCCGACACCGTGGTGTGGCTCGCCGTCTCTGAGGCCGCGATAAAGAACCCCAGCGGACGCTTCTACCAGG acCGGAGGATGGTGCCCGCCCACCTCCCGCTGGCCTGGACTCATAGCTCGGCCCTGGAGGAGCAGAAGTTAGTGTCCCTGCTGGAGGACATGGCCAAAACCTTCCAGCCCCACTGA
- the ap1s3a gene encoding AP-1 complex subunit sigma-3a — MMSFLLLFSRQGKLRLQKWFAPVSDREKKKVIRDMMLLVLARQPRSCNFLHWRDMKIVYKRYASLYFCVGLENNDNELLSLEVLHRYVELLDKYFGNVCELDIIFNFEKAYFILDEFLMGGEVLETSKVAVSVSMEEADTLQETMEEYMSKPAY; from the exons ATG ATGagcttcctgctgctgttcagCCGGCAGGGGAAGCTGCGGCTGCAGAAGTGGTTCGCTCCGGTGTCGGACcgggagaagaagaaggtgaTCCGGGACATGATGCTGTTAGTGTTGGCCCGGCAACCTCGGTCCTGCAACTTCCTGCACTGGAGGGACATGAAGATCGTTTACAAGAG GTACGCCAGCCTGTACTTCTGCGTGGGTCTGGAGAACAACGACAACGAGCTGCTGTCACTCGAGGTCCTGCACAGATACGTGGAGCTGCTGGATAAATACTTTGGGAAC gtgtgtgagctGGACATTATATTTAACTTTGAGAAGGCGTACTTCATCCTGGACGAGTTCCTGATGGGAGGAGAGGTTTTAGAAACGTCCAAAGTGGCTGTGAGTGTTTCCATGGAGGAAGCTGACACACTGCAGGAG ACGATGGAGGAATACATGAGCAAACCGGCCTACTGA
- the scg2a gene encoding secretogranin-2a: MSSLPAGKPFLICCTHFLLLVFFASSDVQGASLREHRQRGSESPRGDVLQAPNDDMLKALEYIQSLRQRSGTSMGYDAGHMDDAEKLRAMLRLAPKEEEEEEEDEGREDKSEELLQAVLSTLEESEKASKQTPLRPRVQISIKPHKKMPLMFEDEEEGEGDEEEEEEEPDLAPFKRTNENVEEKYTPQNLATLQSVFDELDKLTSRKTKRQEEKDMDEDEDMFNVRNVAYDDVGGDLADWGEGEEEEEDKQEVDRGLDYDEEADDQEEESYPVKRSKDTDDVANLVDYYLLKVLEKTEVEEHKRAIEEEEKKRDNIDPRTIYQLIQISQKYQIPPEDLVDMLKTGETTKPRKPSPVSPKKTHKIPEETYYNRRFPDRQKTPEERRTEEILSILGLGGVEDKAPVRTQYSSPSRFHTQPPRRSGESSPTQPRRLPSITLKDDYDDTLDEDELAAYLAAQMLAQYPNNKNRNNKVSQKREEQSAAGSFEQAIQAYFDQIDKNDKRQTEEETEDEEEEDQTKGFDNEAVMKLMSYLNPDTEESDATTEQEK, translated from the coding sequence ATGTCGTCACTCCCAGCAGGCAAACCTTTCCTCATCTGCTGCacccacttcctcctcctcgtcttcttcgCCTCCTCTGACGTTCAGGGGGCTTCTCTCAGGGAGCACCGACAGCGAGGGAGTGAATCCCCGAGAGGAGACGTCCTGCAGGCTCCCAACGACGACATGCTCAAAGCTTTGGAGTACATCCAGAGCCTCCGTCAAAGGAGCGGCACGAGCATGGGTTACGACGCCGGCCATATGGACGACGCCGAGAAGCTGCGGGCCATGCTGAGACTGGCTccgaaagaggaagaggaggaggaggaggatgaaggcaGGGAGGATAAgagtgaggagctgctgcaggctgtGCTCAGCACCCTCGAGGAGTCGGAGAAAGCCTCAAAGCAGACGCCACTTCGCCCCAGGGTGCAAATCAGCATCAAGCCCCACAAAAAGATGCCGCTGATGtttgaggatgaggaagagggcGAGggggacgaggaggaagaggaggaagagccgGATCTGGCACCTTTCAAACGCACAAACGAGAACGTGGAGGAGAAGTACACGCCGCAGAATCTGGCGACGCTGCAGTCCGTGTTCGACGAGCTAGACAAGCTGACCAGCAGGAAGACcaaaagacaggaggagaaggacATGGACGAGGATGAGGACATGTTCAACGTGAGGAACGTGGCGTATGATGACGTAGGAGGGGATCTTGCAGACTGGggagaaggggaggaagaggaggaggacaaacAGGAGGTGGACCGAGGCCTCGATTATGACGAAGAAGCGGACGATCAGGAGGAGGAAAGCTACCCGGTCAAGAGGTCGAAAGACACGGATGATGTCGCCAATCTGGTAGACTATTACCTCCTGAAAGTGCTGGAGAAAACTGAGGTAGAGGAGCACAAGAGAGCgatagaggaagaggagaagaagagggacaACATAGATCCGAGGACCATCTACCAGCTCATACAGATCTCCCAAAAATACCAAATCCCACCGGAGGACCTGGTGGACATGCTGAAAACCGGAGAGACGACGAAGCCACGAAAGCCCTCTCCGGTTTCCCCgaagaagacacacaaaatTCCCGAAGAGACATATTATAACAGACGCTTTCCTGACAGGCAGAAGACCCCGGAGGAGCGGCGGACGGAGGAGATCCTGAGCATCCTGGGATTAGGAGGCGTTGAAGACAAAGCTCCCGTCAGGACGCAGTACTCCTCGCCGTCACGATTTCACACCCAACCTCCGAGGCGTTCAGGGGAATCCTCTCCCACGCAACCGAGACGCCTCCCCTCCATCACTCTGAAGGACGACTACGACGACACGTTGGACGAGGACGAGCTGGCGGCGTACTTAGCAGCTCAGATGCTCGCTCAGTACCccaataacaaaaacagaaacaacaaggTGAGCCAAAAGCGGGAGGAACAGAGCGCCGCCGGCTCCTTTGAGCAGGCCATACAGGCGTACTTTGATCAAATAGACAAAAACGACAAGAgacaaacagaggaggagacggaggatgaggaggaggaggaccagACGAAAGGCTTTGATAATGAGGCGGTGATGAAATTAATGAGCTACCTGAACCCAGACACAGAGGAGAGCGACGCCACAACTGAACAGGAGAAATAG